A single window of Carassius gibelio isolate Cgi1373 ecotype wild population from Czech Republic chromosome A19, carGib1.2-hapl.c, whole genome shotgun sequence DNA harbors:
- the LOC127935663 gene encoding proline-rich protein 15-like yields MTEKIAPWWRSFVGKRRKAARESAATLEQDLRHQSSGGTTQHPSAEPDQHLTSPTRPTKETSSLPSDETYDDSAVQSTFNESSNRRNLTVSRSGRFKEKRKTRVSLPQDHGDDEKPAVAKSTDVLSTR; encoded by the coding sequence ATGACTGAGAAAATAGCTCCCTGGTGGAGGTCTTTCGTGGGCAAGAGGAGAAAGGCAGCTAGAGAATCTGCGGCGACCCTGGAGCAGGACCTCCGTCATCAGTCTTCAGGAGGGACCACGCAGCATCCCTCCGCTGAACCGGACCAGCATCTCACCTCACCGACACGTCCAACCAAAGAAACGAGCAGCTTACCGAGTGACGAAACCTATGACGACTCAGCTGTTCAGTCAACTTTCAACGAGAGCTCCAATCGCCGCAATCTCACCGTGTCCCGCTCCGGACGCTTCAAAGAGAAACGGAAGACCCGCGTGAGTCTTCCACAGGACCACGGAGATGATGAGAAACCCGCTGTAGCCAAATCAACCGACGTCCTGTCAACGCGCTGA
- the LOC127935066 gene encoding TLR4 interactor with leucine rich repeats → MANLLYNLFLFGSGALLFFASGWAICPERCECQHAQHILCANRGLRAVPKAPQVERAGDVLVLGLAGNFIHNLSAFDFMRYGNLIRLNLQFNQIKNVHPKAFEKLSILEELYLGNNLISTIQPGTLQSLKKLTILCSNNNKIKEFISEPFSHLNSLVKLRLDGNLIEFVKESVFKGLTNLMFLHLESNQLRHIDRNAFARLSKLQFLNLSDNKQTELRDVFLFSHLKSLTTLLIAGNQIRHIGKHVFQNLKKLTKISLSHNKISKLDNEALKGLARVKEFNIDRNELTEIPAGLLDPLERIEYLDFSDNHISRVDPGAFGHLSLLKILKLKNNRLMNLSGGIFATNGVLFHVELNGNNWTCDCRMEKLRSWMTHAHSRGKLLTVFVRCLHPPVLAGKYLDYVSNSQLGNMSRHCELEAQPMESRGAAVESPVLKEEREEREGETHGDVGVRGDEGEQGFGKTLDRKKKRKLVSSRPRPTAEKTGYGSLSDFPTIMASILTGHNNSTFAWAPQEQFNLPLQDRAKHHDSTTEVITDACQFNHHSILNVSVENVTSSTATVRWSTTPNFGLVHGKELLFRVLFDRFGHAFRFPRYVYTDGSDRAVTLQELRPDSTYITCVESVVGGALCQVAPRDHCTGFVTPLPSVTSEVNLQLVTVAALAVNALLLLLVGGVWLGRVLKRRIRSRKSSTHAHVRHMYSTRHPLRSTVATTCVSSEFSGYQSGRQLAEEGDLIQFPGDRFFDNSHARREDDAIMLRYSD, encoded by the coding sequence ATGGCAAATTTGCTGTATAACCTTTTTTTGTTTGGCAGTGGAGCGCTTTTATTCTTCGCATCTGGCTGGGCCATCTGCCCCGAGCGATGCGAGTGCCAGCACGCGCAGCATATCCTTTGCGCAAACCGTGGTCTGCGCGCGGTGCCCAAAGCGCCTCAGGTGGAGCGCGCAGGGGACGTGCTGGTTCTCGGTCTCGCGGGAAACTTCATTCACAACCTCAGTGCGTTCGACTTCATGCGCTATGGGAACCTAATCAGGCTAAATCTCCAGTTTAACCAAATAAAGAATGTACATCCAAAAGCATTTGAGAAACTCTCCATTCTGGAGGAGCTATATCTGGGCAACAACTTAATCTCGACGATACAACCTGGCACTCTACAGTCGTTGAAAAAACTCACAATATTATGTAGCAATAACAACAAAATCAAAGAGTTCATTTCCGAACCTTTTAGTCATTTAAATAGTTTAGTCAAACTGAGACTTGATgggaatttaattgaatttgtaAAAGAATCCGTCTTCAAAGGACTGACAAATTTAATGTTTCTGCACTTAGAATCGAACCAGCTTCGCCATATTGACCGCAATGCGTTCGCGCGGCTCAGCAAACTGCAGTTTTTAAACCTGTCAGataataaacaaacagaactgcgCGATGTTTTCCTGTTTTCCCATCTTAAGTCACTAACAACTCTTCTAATCGCAGGCAACCAAATAAGGCACATTGGAAAACATGTCTTTCAGAACCTGAAAAAGTTAACAAAAATCTCTCTGAGTCACAACAAGATATCAAAGCTGGACAACGAAGCGTTGAAGGGGCTCGCGCGCGTGAAAGAGTTCAACATTGACAGGAACGAGCTGACAGAGATCCCGGCTGGTCTGTTAGACCCGCTCGAGCGCATCGAGTACCTCGACTTCAGTGACAATCACATATCCCGCGTGGACCCCGGTGCTTTCGGCCACCTTTCACTTCTAAAAATCTTAAAATTGAAAAACAACCGTCTTATGAATCTTTCCGGTGGAATTTTCGCCACGAACGGCGTTTTATTTCACGTAGAACTGAATGGGAATAACTGGACTTGCGACTGCCGGATGGAGAAGCTTAGAAGTTGGATGACGCATGCGCACTCTCGGGGAAAGCTGTTGACCGTGTTTGTGCGCTGCCTTCACCCCCCAGTGCTGGCGGGAAAATACTTGGACTATGTCAGCAACTCCCAACTGGGAAATATGAGTCGTCATTGCGAGTTAGAAGCTCAGCCAATGGAGAGCCGAGGAGCAGCAGTGGAGTCACCGGTTCTCAAGGAGGAAAGAGAGGAAAGAGAAGGTGAAACACATGGAGATGTAGGTGTCCGAGGGGATGAGGGGGAGCAAGGGTTTGggaaaacactagacagaaagaagaagaggaaacTGGTCAGCTCAAGGCCAAGACCCACAGCTGAGAAAACAGGGTATGGCTCCTTGTCTGATTTTCCAACGATAATGGCCTCTATCTTGACAGGCCACAACAACAGCACCTTTGCTTGGGCCCCACAGGAGCAATTCAACCTGCCCTTACAAGACAGAGCCAAGCATCATGACTCAACAACTGAAGTGATCACTGATGCATGTCAATTCAACCATCACTCCATCCTGAACGTTAGCGTGGAAAACGTCACTTCCAGTACAGCCACAGTCCGCTGGAGCACAACTCCCAACTTTGGACTAGTTCATGGGAAAGAACTTCTCTTTCGGGTATTATTTGATCGTTTCGGCCATGCTTTCCGCTTCCCACGCTACGTTTACACAGATGGATCTGACCGGGCGGTGACCCTCCAAGAGCTCCGCCCAGACTCCACCTACATTACCTGTGTGGAGAGTGTTGTGGGTGGAGCTTTGTGTCAGGTTGCCCCCAGAGATCACTGCACTGGATTTGTCACACCTTTGCCCTCGGTGACAAGTGAAGTCAACCTACAGCTTGTCACAGTAGCAGCCCTGGCAGTCAATGCACTGCTTCTCCTTCTGGTGGGCGGAGTCTGGCTGGGGCGTGTGTTGAAGAGGCGGATCAGAAGCAGGAAGTCGTCCACTCATGCACACGTACGCCATATGTACTCAACCAGACATCCGCTTCGCTCTACTGTGGCCACTACCTGTGTCTCTTCTGAATTCAGTGGTTACCAGAGTGGCAGACAACTGGCTGAAGAAGGTGACCTCATCCAGTTCCCTGGTGACCGTTTCTTTGACAACAGCCATGCACGGAGAGAGGATGATGCCATAATGCTTAGATACTCAGACTGA
- the LOC127934923 gene encoding cyclic AMP-responsive element-binding protein 5 translates to MNVDQDRPYVCTAPGCSQCFQREDHLIIHRHKHEMTLKFPSIKCDSMLSDQTPTPTRFLRECEEVGLFTDLELNQSQVEEETKLNFSAQASAQNQPHTKTQPQQSQHHQFQPQQQQQCALAHLNQNQLHTHSSQPQSQCSATYSTSNKQSAPSCLHSRQTNALPGTSAMNMEAQLSMNCSMIGIPGPAPSASCSSLQRSKVIQAHSQPAVSNGSQNTLCHMMEMMSSQQHPLSHLQSSSHHHAYQQHCHSQSPQRLVHQHQSQDQSHHSHAHHSPPAHLHPGSTLQTTPPLSHQTIPTQMPSTPKQTPCPQSPPQLSTGRRRRTSEEDPDERRQKFLERNRAAATRCRQKRKVWVMSLERKAEDLTHNNLQLQNEVTSLRTEVSQLKQILLAHKDCPVSVRQRESGVGGLTGSPVQQHAIQHNSISTSSSALAHTHLTPHSHSTNNTQL, encoded by the exons ATGAATGTTGATCAGGACAGGCCATATGTATGCACCGCTCCTGGATGCTCACAG TGCTTCCAAAGAGAAGATCACCTAATTATTCACAGGCACAAACATGAGATGACCCTTAAATTCCCTTCTATTAAGTGTGACAGTATGCTTTCAG ATCAGACTCCAACTCCGACCCGTTTCTTACGGGAATGTGAGGAAGTGGGCCTCTTTACTGACCTGGAGCTTAACCAATCACAGGTGGAGGAGGAGACCAAACTG AACTTTTCTGCCCAGGCGTCAGCTCAGAACCAGCCTCACACTAAAACACAACCTCAGCAGAGTCAACATCATCAGTTTCAAccacagcaacagcagcagtgtGCTCTGGCTCATCTCAACCAGAACCAGCTCCACACACACAGCTCACAGCCTCAGTCTCAATGCAGTGCCACATACTCCACTTCAAATAAACA ATCTGCTCCCAGTTGTCTCCACAGCAGACAGACAAATGCGTTGCCTGGGACATCAGCCATGAAT ATGGAGGCGCAGTTGTCAATGAACTGTAGTATGATTGGCATACCAGGCCCCGCCCCCTCTGCCTCATGCTCCTCCCTTCAG AGGTCAAAGGTTATACAAGCCCACAGTCAACCTGCGGTTTCCAATGGCAGTCAGAATACGCTTTGCCACATGATGGAGATGATGTCGTCACAACAGCACCCACTGTCCCATTTACAATCCTCATCTCATCATCATGCATACCAGCAGCACTGCCACAGCCAATCACCGCAAAGACTCGTACATCAACATCAAAGCCAAGACCAATCACATCACAGCCACGCTCACCACTCTCCACCTGCTCATTTGCATCCTGGCTCCACCCTTCAGACCACCCCTCCCCTTTCACATCAGACAATACCTACACAG atGCCGTCCACACCGAAACAGACCCCCTGCCCACAATCTCCTCCACAGCTGTCAACAGGCAGACGCCGACGGACATCAGAGGAAGACCCAGATGAGCGCAGACAGAAGTTTCTGGAGAGAAACAGAGCTGCTGCGACGCGGTGTAGACAGAAGAGAAAGGTCTGGGTGATGTCGCTGGAGAGGAAGGCTGAGGACCTTACACACAATAACTTACAGCTGCAG AATGAGGTGACATCACTCAGGACAGAAGTCTCTCAACTGAAGCAAATTCTTCTGGCACATAAAGACTGTCCTGTATctgtgagacagagagaaa GTGGAGTAGGTGGTCTAACGGGAAGTCCTGTCCAGCAACATGCAATCCAACACAACAGCATCTCAACATCAAGTTCGGCTCTAGCACACACTCACCTCACCCCACACTCACACTCCACTAACAACACACAACTATAA